A genomic region of Methanomassiliicoccus sp. contains the following coding sequences:
- the larA gene encoding nickel-dependent lactate racemase, whose product MRLTIPYGKDEKQFVHLPEENFAGTIYPKDVHVGDERSEVRRALEAPVAGPSLEKFLEGGKDIVFIVNDGTRPTPTCKVLDALSERMDLTKARYLIATGDHRAPTEDEYRFIFGKHLDKLRSNIHCHDSKKDNCLFLGTSKNGTEMLVNEMAVNADRLVIITSVEPHYFAGYTGGRKSFLPGVAARKTIEQNHKLAMKQEAQALVLEGNPVHEDMMDALKVVKDKPIFAIQIVLDRHQSIYKVEAGDLHASFAHAVKWANEVFSVGIEEKADVVVSIAPYPMDVDLYQSQKALDNGKWALKEGGTIIMVSKCRQGIGHDTFLQQLSLSQDPREVLVNLAREYKLGYHKAAKMAEIAVWANVWAVTDLDPQLLQKANIRPFATVQEAVDAALASNKDAKVLFNMDGSITVPRVI is encoded by the coding sequence ATGAGGCTCACTATCCCGTATGGAAAGGACGAGAAACAGTTTGTTCATCTGCCAGAGGAGAACTTTGCTGGTACCATCTACCCTAAGGACGTTCATGTGGGGGACGAACGTTCAGAGGTCAGACGGGCATTGGAAGCCCCGGTCGCCGGTCCATCTCTGGAGAAATTCCTGGAAGGGGGAAAGGACATCGTTTTCATCGTCAACGACGGTACACGACCGACGCCGACCTGCAAGGTCCTGGATGCCTTGAGCGAGAGAATGGATCTCACCAAGGCGAGGTACCTCATCGCCACCGGCGACCACCGGGCGCCCACCGAGGACGAGTACCGTTTCATATTCGGGAAGCACCTCGATAAGCTGCGGTCGAACATCCATTGCCATGACTCCAAGAAAGACAACTGTTTGTTCCTAGGCACGTCCAAGAACGGGACCGAGATGCTCGTGAACGAGATGGCTGTCAACGCCGACCGGCTGGTCATCATCACCTCGGTGGAGCCTCACTATTTCGCAGGCTACACTGGAGGGCGCAAATCCTTCCTCCCCGGGGTGGCCGCTCGCAAGACCATCGAGCAGAACCACAAGCTGGCCATGAAGCAGGAGGCTCAGGCGCTGGTTCTGGAGGGCAACCCTGTGCACGAGGACATGATGGATGCGCTTAAGGTAGTGAAGGATAAGCCCATATTCGCTATCCAGATAGTCCTGGACCGCCACCAGAGCATCTACAAGGTGGAGGCCGGGGACCTGCATGCCTCTTTCGCCCATGCAGTAAAGTGGGCCAACGAGGTCTTCTCCGTGGGGATCGAAGAGAAGGCCGATGTCGTCGTGTCCATAGCCCCCTACCCCATGGACGTGGACCTATACCAATCGCAGAAAGCACTGGACAACGGCAAGTGGGCCCTCAAGGAGGGCGGAACGATAATCATGGTGTCGAAGTGCCGGCAAGGCATCGGCCATGATACCTTCCTGCAGCAGCTATCGCTGTCCCAGGACCCCCGCGAGGTCCTTGTGAACCTGGCGCGGGAGTACAAACTGGGATATCATAAGGCGGCCAAGATGGCGGAGATCGCCGTGTGGGCCAATGTCTGGGCCGTTACCGACCTGGACCCTCAACTTCTGCAGAAGGCCAATATCCGGCCGTTCGCGACCGTACAGGAGGCCGTCGACGCCGCACTGGCCAGCAACAAGGATGCCAAGGTCCTTTTCAATATGGATGGGAGCATTACCGTGCCGAGGGTGATATGA
- a CDS encoding (Fe-S)-binding protein — protein sequence MADTIDAKNLEEVKKEMMTCTMCGFCKSVCPAFEDIGWDIGVARGRVILAYGLMQKEIPADPSVVEALYQCTTCKDCERRCPSKVKVVEVVERARKDLVNSGISLPAHRKVVESIKKYGNPYGDERPVAEVFGEKPHKARLGYFVGCTSAYRNQSTAKATISILKKLGEDYTLLDESCCGSVMGRVGWSDKDVEAQMERNVRSIADQGVEEVIFSCAGCYRMFKEEYPKHVDVPFKVRHVSEFLADRDIKLSSLDKKITYHDPCHLGRHSLVYKAPREVLSRVPGASFKEMPRNSAEARCCGGGGGVRSAYPDLSEQIAAKRVQEADFADVLVTTCPFCVNNLKVGKDRSQSKVEIKDLVELIDTLM from the coding sequence ATGGCCGATACTATCGACGCAAAGAACCTGGAAGAAGTAAAGAAGGAGATGATGACCTGCACCATGTGCGGGTTTTGCAAGAGCGTTTGCCCTGCGTTCGAAGATATCGGCTGGGACATAGGTGTGGCCAGGGGAAGGGTGATCCTGGCATACGGGCTCATGCAGAAGGAGATACCGGCGGACCCCTCGGTGGTGGAGGCCTTGTACCAATGCACCACCTGCAAGGACTGCGAGAGGCGATGCCCATCGAAGGTTAAGGTCGTCGAGGTAGTGGAGAGGGCCAGGAAGGACCTGGTAAATTCCGGCATCTCGTTACCTGCCCACCGCAAGGTGGTGGAGAGCATCAAGAAATATGGAAACCCGTACGGCGACGAGCGTCCCGTGGCGGAGGTCTTCGGGGAGAAGCCTCATAAGGCAAGATTGGGCTACTTTGTCGGCTGCACCTCCGCTTACCGCAACCAGTCCACTGCCAAGGCCACGATATCCATACTGAAGAAGCTAGGTGAGGACTACACCCTGCTGGACGAGTCCTGCTGCGGGAGCGTTATGGGCAGGGTAGGCTGGTCCGATAAGGACGTGGAAGCACAGATGGAGAGGAACGTTCGCTCCATAGCCGATCAGGGCGTGGAAGAGGTGATATTTTCCTGCGCGGGCTGCTACCGCATGTTCAAGGAGGAGTACCCCAAGCATGTGGACGTTCCATTCAAGGTCCGTCATGTCTCCGAGTTCTTGGCGGACAGGGACATCAAGCTATCAAGCTTGGACAAGAAGATCACATACCATGACCCCTGCCACCTGGGACGCCACTCCCTGGTCTACAAGGCCCCCCGGGAGGTGCTTTCCAGAGTACCGGGTGCATCCTTCAAGGAGATGCCCCGCAACTCCGCGGAGGCCCGTTGCTGTGGTGGCGGCGGAGGTGTCCGTTCAGCCTACCCCGATCTGTCGGAGCAGATAGCTGCCAAGCGGGTGCAGGAGGCCGATTTCGCAGACGTTCTGGTCACCACCTGCCCGTTCTGCGTCAACAACCTCAAGGTCGGGAAGGACCGCTCTCAGTCCAAGGTCGAGATCAAGGACCTGGTGGAGCTGATCGATACCCTGATGTGA
- the folP gene encoding dihydropteroate synthase — translation MLREKGTRCLCRRTGLQYWACVLAGDLRSLDTLVGEDEDAFSALQAYCSQGAPSMTLPRGSLDFSRPLVMGIVNATPDSFSEGRGEVDVGECVQRALRMVAEGADIIDVGGESTRPGALPVDTREELGRVVPIISFLSERTTLPISVDTRKPEVAMAAIEAGASIINDVSGLEDPAMVEVASQSNVSVILMHMLGDPMTMQEKVDATTYEDVVADIMRFWEERMDLAEERGLGRDRIILDPGIGFGKLLEHNLEILDRLREMRCSGRPLLIGASRKGFIGRITGEPPEQRLGGSLAAAALAALNGANIIRVHDVRETVGLLRTLNAITNGSRT, via the coding sequence ATGCTGCGCGAGAAGGGCACGCGGTGCCTATGTCGGAGAACGGGCCTACAGTACTGGGCCTGCGTGCTGGCAGGGGACCTTCGTTCCCTGGATACCTTGGTCGGGGAGGACGAGGATGCCTTTTCGGCACTTCAGGCGTACTGCTCTCAGGGCGCGCCCTCCATGACCCTTCCCCGAGGTAGTCTGGACTTCAGCAGACCCCTGGTCATGGGGATAGTCAACGCCACGCCTGATTCATTTTCCGAGGGCAGGGGCGAAGTGGACGTCGGTGAATGCGTCCAGCGTGCCCTGCGGATGGTGGCCGAGGGAGCGGACATCATCGACGTGGGCGGTGAGTCCACCCGTCCCGGGGCGCTTCCAGTAGATACCCGGGAAGAGCTGGGGAGGGTGGTCCCGATCATCAGCTTCCTGTCCGAGCGAACCACGCTCCCCATATCCGTGGACACCCGCAAACCGGAGGTGGCCATGGCGGCCATTGAGGCCGGGGCGAGCATAATCAATGACGTGTCCGGTCTGGAGGACCCGGCCATGGTCGAGGTCGCCTCCCAAAGTAATGTATCGGTCATCCTCATGCATATGCTGGGCGATCCCATGACCATGCAGGAGAAGGTGGACGCGACCACGTACGAGGATGTGGTCGCCGACATCATGCGGTTCTGGGAGGAGCGGATGGACCTCGCCGAGGAGCGTGGGTTGGGCCGCGACCGGATCATCCTAGACCCCGGAATAGGCTTCGGAAAGCTCCTGGAGCATAATCTGGAGATCCTCGATCGCCTCCGGGAGATGCGCTGTTCCGGCCGACCCCTCCTGATAGGGGCGTCCCGGAAGGGTTTCATCGGCCGGATCACCGGGGAGCCCCCGGAACAGAGATTGGGAGGAAGTCTGGCCGCGGCTGCCCTGGCCGCACTGAACGGGGCCAATATCATCCGGGTGCACGACGTAAGGGAGACCGTGGGCCTGCTGCGGACTTTGAACGCAATTACGAACGGGTCTAGAACTTGA
- a CDS encoding DUF2116 family Zn-ribbon domain-containing protein, producing the protein MPVRLPPHKHCLNCEDPIPENKDYCSEECMVEHGLKKKQGSRKMTLFYVAAAIVLLLLWVFSFVKF; encoded by the coding sequence ATGCCCGTCCGCTTGCCTCCTCACAAGCACTGCCTGAACTGCGAGGACCCCATCCCGGAGAACAAGGACTACTGCTCCGAGGAATGCATGGTTGAGCATGGGCTCAAGAAGAAGCAGGGTAGCCGCAAGATGACGTTGTTCTATGTTGCCGCTGCCATCGTCCTGCTTTTGCTGTGGGTGTTCTCTTTCGTCAAGTTCTAG
- the cysK gene encoding cysteine synthase A — protein MRPVPRLLSSIGNNPVVKLTNIVPERCAEVHVLLDYLNPSGSVKDRIAKYMVERAEERGDLHPGDRIVEATSGNTGIAFAMIGAVKGYKVTIVMPEQMSKERKALIEALGADIVCTPGCGSDVGLALAKVNEIKANDPKVWVPDQFSSEDNSRAHEATTAPELVRGVGRDISAFVAGVGTGGTLMGVARYFQKEHIDAEIVAVEPAESAVMSGGEKGCHQIEGIGDGFIPPLVKMDVVDRVEVIASDEAIQMSLMLMREEGIMGGISTGANVAAAIRVAEDLGPGRKVVTLAPDSCTRYFSTALF, from the coding sequence ATGCGCCCCGTGCCACGATTGTTAAGCTCCATAGGTAATAATCCCGTCGTCAAGCTCACTAACATCGTCCCTGAGAGATGCGCTGAGGTGCACGTTCTTCTTGATTACCTCAATCCCTCGGGAAGCGTTAAGGACCGCATCGCTAAGTACATGGTGGAGAGGGCCGAGGAACGCGGGGACCTGCATCCGGGGGACCGCATTGTGGAAGCCACCTCCGGCAACACAGGGATCGCCTTCGCTATGATAGGGGCCGTCAAAGGCTACAAGGTGACCATCGTCATGCCGGAACAGATGAGCAAGGAGAGGAAAGCCCTGATCGAGGCCTTGGGGGCGGACATCGTATGCACCCCCGGCTGCGGCAGCGACGTGGGCCTGGCCTTGGCCAAGGTCAACGAGATCAAGGCGAACGACCCCAAGGTGTGGGTCCCCGACCAGTTCTCCTCCGAGGACAACTCCCGGGCCCATGAGGCTACCACCGCCCCGGAGCTGGTGAGGGGCGTAGGCCGGGATATCAGCGCCTTCGTCGCGGGAGTGGGCACGGGCGGAACCCTCATGGGAGTGGCCCGGTACTTTCAGAAGGAGCATATCGATGCCGAGATAGTGGCAGTGGAACCGGCCGAGTCCGCCGTCATGTCCGGCGGTGAGAAGGGTTGCCACCAGATCGAGGGCATCGGCGATGGCTTCATCCCACCCTTGGTCAAGATGGATGTGGTGGACAGGGTGGAGGTCATCGCCTCGGACGAGGCCATTCAGATGTCCCTCATGCTCATGAGAGAGGAAGGGATCATGGGGGGCATCTCCACGGGGGCCAATGTGGCCGCGGCCATAAGGGTCGCCGAGGACCTGGGGCCTGGAAGGAAAGTGGTCACCCTGGCCCCGGATTCCTGCACCCGGTACTTCTCAACCGCCCTGTTCTGA
- the trpD gene encoding anthranilate phosphoribosyltransferase, producing the protein MEERLRTFGANVNHLIGGGDLTRAQAKEMFRQILLNEQPDLQQGAYLAAITAKGATPQEIAASWEAIYEIDTIKVTPNVNAPLVDNCGTGMDTLKTFNISTAASIIAATDGVVMAKHGARAITSRCGTVDIVETLGVDVECDVSIVKRSIEKASIGIFNGMSPKVHPTALGRILSQIRFGTILNIAGSLANPALPRYGVRGVYSESMIKPTLETMKEMGYHQAIVFHGLNASGSKGMDEMSTLGPTKVMELRKDGSILTYTVDAQEMGIKPGVEKDLLTTGNREQEAVQIMRLLSGEENGSRQDIVCLNTAPIFYMMGKASSIEDGVERARSILDSGAAIKKLQEWIRVQNSDPSLGEGRFNDLVARADILA; encoded by the coding sequence ATGGAAGAGAGGCTTAGGACATTCGGCGCTAACGTGAACCATCTCATCGGAGGCGGGGACCTGACCCGTGCTCAGGCGAAGGAGATGTTCCGCCAGATACTGTTGAACGAGCAACCCGACCTACAGCAGGGCGCGTACCTCGCGGCCATCACTGCCAAGGGGGCCACCCCCCAGGAGATCGCAGCAAGCTGGGAGGCCATCTATGAGATCGATACCATCAAGGTCACGCCCAATGTCAACGCCCCTTTGGTCGATAACTGCGGGACGGGCATGGACACTCTCAAGACCTTCAACATCTCCACCGCTGCCTCCATCATTGCCGCCACTGATGGCGTGGTCATGGCCAAGCATGGGGCCAGGGCCATAACCTCCCGGTGCGGGACCGTGGACATCGTGGAGACGCTGGGCGTAGATGTGGAGTGCGATGTATCCATCGTCAAGAGGAGCATCGAGAAGGCTAGCATAGGCATCTTCAACGGCATGTCGCCCAAGGTCCACCCGACAGCTCTGGGAAGGATCCTCTCTCAAATAAGATTCGGCACCATCCTTAACATCGCCGGCTCCCTGGCCAATCCCGCCCTTCCTCGCTACGGGGTCAGGGGAGTGTACTCGGAGAGCATGATCAAGCCCACTCTGGAAACGATGAAGGAGATGGGATATCATCAGGCCATCGTATTCCATGGCCTCAACGCATCGGGGAGCAAGGGCATGGATGAGATGTCCACCCTCGGACCCACCAAGGTCATGGAACTCCGCAAGGACGGTTCCATACTGACCTACACCGTCGATGCCCAGGAGATGGGGATCAAGCCCGGTGTAGAGAAGGACCTCCTGACGACAGGGAACCGGGAGCAGGAGGCCGTCCAAATAATGAGGCTGCTCAGCGGCGAGGAGAACGGCTCCCGCCAGGACATCGTGTGTCTTAACACCGCGCCAATATTCTACATGATGGGGAAGGCGTCATCCATCGAGGACGGGGTGGAGAGAGCGCGGTCGATACTCGACAGCGGTGCGGCCATTAAGAAGTTGCAGGAATGGATCAGGGTACAGAACTCCGATCCCTCCCTGGGCGAGGGGAGGTTCAATGACCTCGTCGCCCGGGCTGACATACTGGCCTGA
- a CDS encoding alcohol dehydrogenase catalytic domain-containing protein yields MSVGEVKEPQCPPGGAVLRVTACAVCPTDIKMARVGQRDLSYPRILGHEVVGVVEQVSGTGPLSIGDTVQVWPGVACGQCPSCIKGLDNMCAHQGIIGFNHDGGFAELMAVPAPTVAGGGVNILPSGADPVLATLTEPLACCVHGQNAASVSTSDRVVIFGAGPMGLMHAALARRKGARVLAVEPDPERRELAVHMGADAGIDPTSGALSTSVNEWTNGQGADVAILATPKVKVDDDLLRLMAPRGRVCVFSGLPKNDPRTDVDINQLHYRELLLVGAYGCTSASDTEAFGIIARGEVDLQSLISQRLPLSSIEEAFRAIEGRRALKCVIDDLER; encoded by the coding sequence ATGTCGGTGGGTGAGGTGAAGGAGCCCCAATGCCCACCTGGAGGAGCGGTCCTGAGGGTGACCGCCTGCGCCGTCTGCCCCACAGACATCAAGATGGCCCGAGTGGGCCAAAGGGATCTGTCATATCCTCGCATACTCGGCCACGAGGTGGTGGGGGTTGTGGAGCAGGTCAGCGGAACGGGGCCCCTGTCGATCGGGGACACCGTCCAGGTCTGGCCCGGCGTGGCCTGCGGCCAGTGCCCCTCATGCATAAAGGGGCTGGACAACATGTGCGCACACCAGGGCATCATCGGCTTCAACCACGATGGTGGCTTCGCCGAACTCATGGCCGTTCCCGCTCCCACGGTGGCCGGGGGAGGGGTCAACATCCTGCCCTCTGGTGCGGACCCGGTGCTCGCGACATTAACCGAACCACTGGCCTGCTGTGTGCATGGTCAGAACGCCGCGTCCGTGTCCACCAGCGACCGCGTGGTGATCTTCGGAGCCGGCCCCATGGGCTTGATGCACGCAGCGTTGGCACGCAGGAAGGGGGCACGGGTCCTGGCCGTAGAGCCAGACCCGGAACGCAGGGAGCTGGCCGTCCACATGGGGGCAGACGCTGGGATCGATCCCACATCTGGAGCGCTGTCCACATCGGTGAACGAATGGACGAACGGCCAGGGGGCCGACGTGGCCATACTGGCCACCCCCAAGGTCAAGGTGGACGACGACCTGTTGAGGCTCATGGCACCTCGGGGACGGGTCTGTGTCTTCTCCGGACTGCCCAAGAACGATCCCCGAACGGACGTGGATATAAATCAGCTGCACTACCGGGAACTTCTCCTGGTGGGGGCCTACGGATGCACCAGTGCAAGCGATACCGAGGCCTTCGGCATCATAGCCCGCGGGGAGGTGGACCTGCAATCCCTGATATCGCAACGCTTGCCTCTGTCCTCGATCGAGGAGGCTTTCAGGGCCATAGAGGGCCGCAGGGCGTTAAAGTGCGTTATTGATGATCTTGAAAGGTGA